In Planktothrix serta PCC 8927, the genomic stretch TTTGTTTCAAATCATCTTGCACTAGATAGCGAACAAGAATATTAGTATCTAATCCTTGCATATTCTATTAACTTGTCTTTGCTTAATTACATCATTCATCGTTTCTATAGAGACAGGCTGCATCCCTGGACGATGTAAAATTCCTTTTAATTCTTGAACAGATGAAGGGAGACGGTTGATAAAAACCCGTCCATCTGCATCAATGGTAAAATCAAGAATATCGCCCGGTTTGACGTTGAGATAATTGATAATATTTTCAGGTAATTTAATTTGTCCGGTGTCAGTAACTTGAGTCTTTGACATTGTGACGTTGACCTTTAACTCACTTTGCTTCTAGGGTAACAAAAATGTTAAATTTTGTCAATCTAAATTACCCCACTTACGCTAACTAATTTTCAATTAAACTAAAGTTAACTTGAAAGATAGTCGGAGATTCTTCGCTGCATTCAGAATCACAAGAGATTGATTTATTTTGTTGTCATGGTATATACTCCATCCCACTCTTCAGGAACAGAAGTTTGTAAATATTGTTGCGATCGCCCGA encodes the following:
- a CDS encoding AbrB/MazE/SpoVT family DNA-binding domain-containing protein, producing the protein MSKTQVTDTGQIKLPENIINYLNVKPGDILDFTIDADGRVFINRLPSSVQELKGILHRPGMQPVSIETMNDVIKQRQVNRICKD